Proteins from a single region of Leptospira venezuelensis:
- a CDS encoding polyketide cyclase has product MLKTKNTKHISITIPVTQKTAYEYLSEPKNFPEWASGLCKSISPLKNGDWSIDSPMGKLTARFTDKNQYGILDHYVIFNPENISYNPLRIIENGEGSELIFTLFQTEGMTSEKFEEDSNWIKKDLEELKEILMKKFAS; this is encoded by the coding sequence ATGTTAAAGACAAAAAATACAAAACATATTAGCATTACGATCCCCGTTACTCAAAAGACAGCTTACGAATATCTTTCAGAACCTAAAAATTTTCCAGAATGGGCATCTGGCTTATGCAAATCTATCTCCCCATTAAAAAATGGAGATTGGTCCATTGACTCTCCAATGGGCAAATTGACTGCAAGATTCACAGATAAAAACCAATATGGCATCTTGGATCATTATGTAATTTTTAACCCAGAAAATATATCTTATAACCCTCTAAGAATCATAGAAAATGGAGAGGGGAGTGAACTAATTTTTACATTATTCCAAACTGAAGGAATGACCTCCGAAAAATTCGAAGAGGATTCCAATTGGATCAAAAAAGATTTGGAAGAGCTAAAAGAAATTTTAATGAAAAAATTTGCCAGCTAA
- a CDS encoding RNA polymerase sigma factor, with translation MQSSEILPHLFRTEYTKIVSVLCKHIGFERLEIAEEIASETFLTATETWGIKGNPENPTTWLYAVAKNKAKNYLQRNSIFQNKILPELTKPQSESLNPEIDLSPENIYDSQLSMMFAVCHPSISAEAQIGLSLRILCGFGIQEIADAFLTNKETINKRLFRAKEKLREEKILIQYPTQEELEDRLEPVLSTIYLLFNEGYYSISQNKTLRKDLCLEAIRLCSMLVENQLTNTPQVYALLSLMCFHISRFEARQDANGEQILYQDQDTNFWNYDLISKGEIFLNKAASGTKLTKYHLEAGIAYWHTQKEDTKEKWENILQLYNRLLQLQYSPITALNRTYALSKANGKEEAILEAEKLDLKENHFYFALLGELYFDINRSKSESHFRKALSLAKTSHDKISIQKKIDQFSK, from the coding sequence ATGCAAAGTTCGGAGATATTGCCTCATTTATTCAGAACTGAATACACTAAAATTGTTTCCGTTCTTTGCAAACATATTGGTTTCGAAAGATTAGAAATCGCCGAAGAGATCGCAAGTGAAACTTTCTTAACGGCAACTGAGACCTGGGGAATTAAGGGAAATCCAGAAAACCCGACCACCTGGCTGTATGCAGTCGCTAAAAATAAGGCTAAAAATTATCTGCAAAGAAATTCGATCTTCCAAAATAAGATCCTTCCGGAACTCACGAAGCCTCAATCTGAATCATTAAATCCTGAGATAGACCTTTCCCCAGAAAATATATACGATAGCCAACTCAGCATGATGTTTGCAGTATGTCACCCTTCAATCTCTGCGGAGGCACAAATAGGGCTTTCACTTAGGATATTATGCGGCTTCGGGATACAGGAAATAGCCGATGCCTTCTTAACAAATAAAGAGACGATCAATAAAAGACTGTTTAGAGCCAAAGAAAAATTAAGGGAAGAAAAGATACTCATACAATATCCGACACAGGAAGAATTAGAAGATAGATTGGAACCAGTGCTCTCAACGATCTATCTTCTATTTAATGAAGGATACTATTCCATCAGCCAAAACAAAACTTTACGAAAAGATCTTTGCTTAGAAGCAATCCGTCTTTGCAGTATGCTTGTCGAAAATCAGCTCACAAATACACCGCAAGTATATGCGCTGTTGTCCTTGATGTGCTTTCACATATCTAGATTTGAAGCGAGGCAAGATGCTAATGGAGAACAAATCTTATACCAAGATCAGGACACAAATTTTTGGAATTATGATCTGATCTCTAAGGGAGAAATTTTTCTAAACAAAGCAGCGAGTGGGACCAAGCTTACAAAATACCATTTGGAAGCAGGAATTGCTTATTGGCATACACAGAAGGAAGATACGAAAGAAAAATGGGAAAATATTTTGCAGTTATACAATCGTCTACTTCAATTACAATATTCTCCCATCACTGCTTTAAACAGAACATACGCCCTTTCTAAGGCAAATGGAAAAGAAGAAGCAATCCTCGAAGCAGAAAAATTAGATCTAAAAGAAAATCATTTTTACTTTGCTCTTTTAGGAGAGTTGTATTTTGATATAAATAGATCTAAGTCAGAATCTCATTTTCGCAAAGCTCTTTCACTTGCAAAAACTTCTCACGACAAGATAAGTATCCAGAAAAAAATCGATCAATTCTCGAAGTAA
- a CDS encoding YciI family protein, giving the protein MDEYLILMRLDLITKDAQPSPEQMQVYMKMYQDWVGGIAAQNKFVGGTGLSTEGKVIKSGQIITDGPFAETKESIAGFITIKAENFEDAVSIAKECPILKGEGNSVEVRKIADVDNTR; this is encoded by the coding sequence ATGGACGAATACTTAATCTTAATGCGATTGGACCTCATCACCAAGGACGCACAACCTTCTCCAGAACAAATGCAAGTATACATGAAAATGTATCAGGACTGGGTGGGAGGGATAGCCGCTCAAAATAAATTCGTAGGCGGCACAGGACTATCGACCGAAGGAAAAGTTATCAAGTCCGGGCAAATCATCACAGACGGACCATTTGCGGAGACAAAAGAATCCATAGCAGGCTTCATTACCATTAAAGCCGAAAATTTTGAAGACGCTGTAAGTATCGCAAAAGAATGCCCCATTTTAAAAGGCGAGGGGAATAGCGTAGAAGTGAGAAAAATTGCAGACGTAGATAATACACGTTAA
- the hemH gene encoding ferrochelatase, translating to MKNKLLLINLGGPRSTEEIPKFLKDLFEDPLVFDLPLPEFLRIRLARKIAETRAKKVEETYASMGFGGGSPLVSETEKQAEGLKKLLEESGEKWEVKTAMCCGYPDIRELPSEWTDPKEGVVLLPLFPHFSRSTVLSTAMLLEKQIGYCPASNPLWVRPFSGRKEYLDSIRDLILDFFQGKLSEKDFLHIKQKPIPDWQNLDIVFSAHGIPLRLIKKGDIYTKEIEENVKGLTSLLREKGYKGQIHLSYQSRVGPSKWTTPNTLDKIQELGQKGTKRIAVYPISFISDHLETLEEIGVQIRDHAFQNGVSEYYRIPAPGTYPAFLEALAKFVFEAKYSAQKGGLSSCICKTAGGWDPKKEKVACDCFS from the coding sequence TTGAAAAATAAACTTTTACTCATCAACTTGGGCGGGCCAAGAAGCACCGAAGAAATCCCAAAATTTTTAAAGGACCTATTCGAAGACCCATTAGTATTCGATCTTCCTCTTCCCGAATTCCTACGGATCAGACTCGCCAGAAAAATCGCAGAGACTAGAGCCAAAAAAGTAGAAGAAACATATGCATCCATGGGATTTGGAGGAGGCTCCCCTCTTGTCTCGGAAACTGAAAAACAAGCTGAAGGTTTAAAAAAACTTTTAGAGGAGTCCGGAGAAAAATGGGAAGTCAAGACTGCAATGTGCTGCGGATATCCGGACATCAGAGAGCTTCCTTCTGAATGGACAGATCCTAAAGAAGGAGTTGTGCTACTTCCTCTATTCCCTCATTTTTCCAGATCAACAGTTCTTTCTACAGCAATGCTCCTGGAAAAACAGATCGGCTATTGCCCCGCATCTAATCCGCTTTGGGTGAGACCATTCTCAGGCAGAAAAGAATATTTAGATTCTATCCGAGACTTGATCCTAGATTTTTTCCAAGGTAAACTTTCTGAAAAAGATTTTCTTCATATCAAACAAAAACCGATCCCAGATTGGCAAAATCTAGATATAGTTTTCAGCGCACATGGGATTCCACTTCGCTTAATTAAAAAGGGCGATATATATACAAAAGAAATCGAAGAGAATGTAAAAGGTCTCACTTCACTTCTGAGAGAAAAAGGTTATAAAGGACAAATACATTTATCATACCAGAGTAGGGTAGGCCCAAGTAAGTGGACCACTCCAAACACCTTAGATAAGATCCAAGAATTAGGACAAAAGGGAACTAAAAGAATCGCTGTTTATCCGATCAGCTTCATAAGTGATCACCTAGAAACATTAGAAGAGATCGGAGTTCAGATCAGAGACCATGCGTTCCAAAATGGGGTCTCCGAATATTATAGAATTCCGGCACCTGGAACTTATCCTGCCTTCTTAGAAGCTTTGGCAAAGTTTGTATTTGAAGCCAAGTATTCTGCACAAAAAGGCGGACTTTCTAGTTGTATCTGCAAAACGGCAGGCGGATGGGATCCCAAGAAAGAAAAAGTAGCCTGCGATTGTTTTTCCTGA
- a CDS encoding putative porin: MKIQIRTIILLFCLFATGNILAQEPESPKEIRPETNLSGLTPPQSKIQTYISELMTRSSITGIFGENGGQHIFESGTKFPNLSGLKAGSRITYNREFEYGGIGLKHWWETWEINLEYRSNFRNQRTGEGRDEDFLLGSVSREKGTKIDFANTSFYDTPYTFTGTQNFADGRGKLKMKDDRIGFLGRKYFGGANPDPRKPGSGVYLTGGAYYTFYKYYLYDVMQWIATSPVTYGPIGIGLSYSISTWEVPFGFGYRYSNGTWMLEASLSGNIWYSHFRDYHYQRNLNFIGDSSGFGVETNLGAGYILPSWLFFVKLTEHRLYGEGSFQTQGGLNREDIISNYSGRYRNYLSTKQFSLEFQVSHFL, translated from the coding sequence ATGAAAATTCAGATTCGAACTATAATCTTACTATTCTGCCTATTTGCCACTGGCAATATACTTGCCCAAGAGCCCGAATCTCCCAAGGAGATAAGACCAGAAACAAATCTCTCCGGACTCACGCCCCCCCAATCCAAAATCCAAACATATATATCCGAACTAATGACAAGAAGTTCCATTACTGGGATCTTTGGAGAGAATGGGGGCCAACACATTTTCGAGTCCGGCACTAAGTTCCCAAATCTTTCGGGATTAAAAGCAGGTTCCAGGATCACCTATAACAGAGAATTCGAATACGGAGGGATCGGCTTAAAACACTGGTGGGAAACTTGGGAGATCAACCTGGAATATAGGAGTAATTTTAGGAACCAAAGGACAGGAGAGGGGAGAGATGAGGACTTCCTTCTTGGCAGCGTAAGCAGGGAGAAGGGAACAAAGATCGATTTCGCTAATACAAGTTTTTACGATACCCCTTATACATTCACAGGCACACAAAACTTTGCGGATGGAAGAGGAAAGCTGAAAATGAAAGATGATCGGATAGGATTCCTTGGCAGAAAATATTTCGGCGGAGCAAATCCAGATCCCAGAAAACCGGGTTCAGGCGTCTACCTTACAGGCGGCGCTTATTATACATTCTACAAATATTATCTATATGATGTGATGCAATGGATTGCAACCTCACCAGTGACATATGGGCCTATCGGGATCGGACTCAGTTATTCCATTTCAACTTGGGAAGTTCCATTCGGGTTCGGCTATAGATATTCCAATGGGACTTGGATGTTAGAAGCAAGCCTTTCCGGAAATATATGGTATTCACATTTCAGGGATTATCATTACCAAAGAAATTTAAACTTCATCGGAGATTCTTCCGGTTTCGGAGTAGAAACGAATTTAGGTGCAGGATATATTCTACCTTCTTGGCTATTTTTCGTAAAATTAACAGAACATAGACTGTACGGAGAAGGAAGTTTTCAAACCCAAGGCGGCTTAAATAGAGAGGATATCATCTCCAATTATTCTGGAAGATATAGAAATTACCTAAGCACGAAACAATTCTCCTTGGAATTTCAGGTCAGTCATTTTTTATAA
- a CDS encoding ParA family protein, which yields MKARVLSVDEVLSEYVLSSEDEFLEKAKKWSLPKDNKGKYKTEVLDKYFSKKTKHSYESVIIAVSNQKGGEGKTTVSICLAEALAKAGKKVLLLDWDAQANITQLYVGQADKSVFHSLGYKEESKVDISEIIVNLAPGLDLVPSSIHLANFTTPYERDDFDLLKEALLPIRSSYEYIIIDCPPSLGLILENALIAADLVLVPIQTRAFSVQGLKDLHGTIEKIRKKANPGLGLLGAVLNQYEDSRALSGLAETVRKYFPVFDSVVYRREAIPQSQAKRKLLSEYDPKAMQMFSTLAEEVMRRANGKKI from the coding sequence GTGAAAGCCAGAGTTTTAAGTGTAGATGAAGTCCTCTCCGAGTATGTTTTAAGCTCGGAAGATGAGTTTCTGGAGAAGGCAAAAAAATGGTCCTTGCCCAAAGACAATAAGGGTAAGTATAAGACTGAAGTTTTAGATAAGTACTTTTCTAAAAAAACAAAACATTCCTATGAATCTGTGATTATCGCTGTCTCAAATCAGAAAGGTGGAGAAGGAAAAACCACAGTTTCTATTTGTCTTGCAGAAGCATTGGCGAAGGCGGGCAAAAAAGTTTTACTTCTAGATTGGGATGCTCAGGCAAATATCACTCAGCTATATGTAGGCCAGGCAGATAAATCAGTATTTCATTCTTTGGGTTATAAAGAAGAATCTAAAGTAGATATTTCAGAAATTATTGTTAACCTTGCGCCGGGATTGGATCTAGTTCCTTCATCTATTCATTTGGCAAATTTTACTACACCGTATGAAAGAGATGATTTTGATCTTTTGAAAGAGGCTTTGTTGCCGATCCGGTCTTCTTACGAATATATTATTATAGATTGTCCTCCTTCTCTGGGTTTGATCTTGGAGAATGCCTTGATCGCAGCTGATCTTGTTTTGGTTCCAATCCAAACTCGTGCTTTTAGTGTGCAAGGTTTGAAAGACCTTCACGGCACAATAGAGAAGATCCGCAAAAAAGCAAATCCTGGGCTTGGTCTTTTGGGTGCGGTTTTAAATCAATATGAGGATTCAAGGGCCCTGTCTGGACTTGCTGAAACTGTTCGGAAATATTTCCCGGTCTTTGATTCCGTAGTGTATAGAAGAGAAGCGATTCCTCAATCGCAAGCGAAACGTAAACTTTTATCTGAATATGATCCAAAAGCGATGCAAATGTTTTCCACCTTGGCGGAAGAAGTAATGAGGAGAGCAAATGGCAAAAAGATCTGA
- a CDS encoding ParB/RepB/Spo0J family partition protein, whose amino-acid sequence MAKRSDFAGLDLLTAFGGDESLKKEILLSDIITNPEQPRVFGKEDVSDLVESMKRLGLIEPIVVRKLGKKFQIVAGERRFQAAKLIGWKSIPVVETEASEDRCYEIALAENEKRKSLNPWEVGRAIQFLRKERKKTAEEVGKILGYTERYVKQLSSIARLDQKSVSELLKSGSDLSVKNLETLLKKKEGRGGETISPRKPGERVTLDLKLLTVKNRESFLRELSNLKKKYGMS is encoded by the coding sequence ATGGCAAAAAGATCTGATTTTGCGGGGCTAGATTTATTAACAGCTTTCGGCGGAGATGAATCCCTTAAAAAGGAAATTCTTCTTTCTGATATTATCACCAATCCAGAACAACCTAGAGTTTTTGGAAAAGAAGATGTGAGCGATCTTGTGGAATCTATGAAACGTTTGGGTCTGATCGAACCAATCGTTGTTCGTAAATTAGGTAAGAAGTTTCAGATCGTAGCTGGAGAAAGAAGATTCCAGGCTGCTAAACTCATCGGCTGGAAATCGATACCGGTTGTAGAAACTGAAGCTTCAGAAGATAGATGTTATGAGATTGCATTAGCTGAGAACGAAAAACGCAAAAGTTTAAATCCTTGGGAAGTAGGAAGAGCAATACAGTTCCTGCGTAAAGAAAGAAAAAAAACCGCAGAAGAAGTCGGCAAGATCTTAGGTTATACGGAAAGATATGTTAAACAGTTAAGCTCCATTGCAAGGCTAGACCAAAAATCTGTTTCAGAATTGCTCAAAAGCGGAAGTGATCTTTCCGTCAAAAATCTGGAAACCCTGCTAAAAAAGAAAGAAGGACGGGGGGGTGAAACGATTTCACCCCGTAAGCCCGGCGAAAGGGTTACCCTGGATCTTAAACTTCTAACGGTTAAGAATAGAGAATCATTTTTAAGAGAACTTTCTAATCTAAAGAAAAAGTACGGAATGAGCTAA
- a CDS encoding NADPH-dependent FMN reductase, whose protein sequence is MKIGIIVGSQQKVSQSSKVGEFLNSKLKEMSVDTWTLDLGKNPLPLYDSTQTGDNQVWTNIWKPVDENLKSSEGFIIITPEYGGMASPAIKNFFLHAGLVQLGHKPGLLVSVSSGRGGAFPINEMRASSYKNTKICYIPEQLIFRDVEHLINGGEPVSPEDSFIRERSAFALKILVAYADALSEIRESGVVQDPRFKNGMS, encoded by the coding sequence ATGAAAATTGGAATCATAGTTGGCTCCCAACAAAAAGTATCTCAATCCTCTAAAGTTGGGGAATTTTTAAATTCTAAATTAAAAGAAATGTCCGTGGACACTTGGACATTGGATCTCGGGAAAAATCCTCTTCCTCTTTATGATTCTACTCAGACAGGAGATAATCAGGTTTGGACTAACATCTGGAAGCCTGTTGATGAAAACCTGAAAAGTTCGGAAGGTTTTATTATTATTACTCCTGAGTATGGTGGTATGGCAAGTCCTGCTATTAAAAATTTCTTCCTTCATGCTGGATTAGTTCAGTTGGGTCATAAGCCAGGTCTTCTTGTTTCTGTTTCTTCTGGCAGAGGCGGCGCTTTTCCGATAAACGAAATGAGAGCGAGCAGCTATAAGAATACCAAGATTTGTTATATCCCTGAACAATTGATCTTTCGGGATGTGGAACATTTGATCAACGGAGGAGAGCCTGTTTCTCCGGAAGATAGTTTTATCAGAGAGAGAAGTGCGTTTGCTCTTAAGATCTTAGTTGCTTACGCAGATGCTCTTTCTGAGATCCGAGAATCAGGTGTTGTTCAGGATCCTAGATTTAAGAACGGGATGTCTTAA
- a CDS encoding cyclic nucleotide-binding domain-containing protein: protein MNKINIQAGQIIFREGELNNSMYIITSGTVEIFFTHKNSATRLALMKKGDFFGEMALFRAKPRTATARAVMDTEMVAVESKQQLERYLLANPEFAAKMVRILADRLANTNELLISKLNEITTKEIEYQIEDN from the coding sequence ATGAATAAAATTAATATCCAGGCCGGCCAAATTATTTTCAGAGAAGGCGAGTTGAATAACTCGATGTATATCATCACCTCTGGGACTGTTGAAATATTTTTTACTCATAAAAACTCAGCCACTCGTTTAGCCTTGATGAAGAAGGGAGATTTTTTCGGTGAGATGGCTTTGTTTAGGGCCAAGCCAAGAACTGCGACTGCGAGAGCGGTTATGGATACCGAAATGGTTGCGGTGGAATCCAAACAACAATTGGAAAGATACCTTCTTGCGAACCCTGAGTTTGCTGCTAAGATGGTGAGGATTTTGGCAGATCGTTTGGCGAATACGAATGAACTATTGATCTCTAAACTGAACGAAATTACTACGAAAGAGATCGAATATCAGATAGAAGATAACTGA
- a CDS encoding GGDEF domain-containing protein — MRNLQEELKEKNEEIQKLKELLELYERVSKLGEVELLTAEQTLNAHETTANLARNELIEMRDRFKGLGQVNSERKTAILEIVNDKEAPLPSLAHKFEEMGKKDDYFYSDFFRIIANLDLPESEARSLWKEIYAHAEGLSKQLGRSMNFVVALLDYIYLKNRLIENPKIVDIYSFEEIILNAVIDEGTGIYNRRYFNLVLNKEITRSKRYKRSFCLFLFDLDNFKKINDAKGHSFGDDILKLVAGTLMYAFRTEDISCRVGGEEFAVILPETGKENARVAIERFRTYLRNSSKNDFGIEVTVSGGVAEYPTDEDESNRLYSLADAKLYEAKAAGKDRITYT, encoded by the coding sequence ATGCGAAATCTACAAGAAGAACTAAAAGAAAAAAACGAGGAAATCCAAAAACTCAAGGAACTACTGGAACTCTACGAAAGAGTTTCCAAGCTGGGTGAAGTAGAATTACTCACTGCAGAACAAACCCTTAACGCCCACGAAACTACTGCCAATCTAGCCAGAAACGAACTCATTGAAATGAGGGACAGGTTCAAGGGATTGGGCCAGGTCAACTCAGAAAGAAAAACAGCAATCTTAGAAATCGTAAACGATAAGGAAGCTCCACTTCCTAGCCTCGCTCATAAATTCGAAGAGATGGGAAAGAAGGACGATTATTTCTACTCCGACTTCTTCAGGATCATCGCAAACCTAGACCTCCCTGAATCCGAAGCAAGGTCCCTTTGGAAAGAGATCTATGCGCATGCAGAGGGTTTAAGCAAACAATTGGGCAGAAGTATGAACTTCGTAGTCGCCCTACTCGATTATATTTATTTAAAAAACCGACTCATCGAAAACCCTAAGATCGTGGATATATATTCCTTCGAAGAGATTATTCTAAACGCGGTCATAGACGAAGGTACGGGGATCTATAATAGAAGATATTTTAATCTGGTCCTAAACAAAGAGATAACAAGAAGTAAAAGATATAAAAGAAGTTTCTGCCTATTCCTATTCGACTTGGACAATTTTAAAAAGATCAATGATGCTAAAGGGCACTCTTTCGGGGACGATATCTTAAAACTGGTGGCAGGAACTCTAATGTATGCATTCAGAACGGAAGATATTAGCTGCCGAGTCGGAGGAGAAGAATTTGCTGTTATTCTTCCGGAAACCGGCAAAGAAAACGCTCGAGTTGCTATCGAAAGATTCAGGACCTATCTAAGAAACTCCTCCAAAAACGACTTCGGGATAGAAGTTACAGTATCCGGAGGAGTTGCAGAATATCCGACAGACGAAGATGAAAGTAACAGATTATACTCACTTGCAGACGCAAAACTTTACGAAGCAAAAGCAGCCGGCAAGGATCGTATTACCTATACCTGA
- a CDS encoding SDR family NAD(P)-dependent oxidoreductase encodes MNYLAVSFMSKGPHKKKVIITGASSGIGRELALLYGKAGHDLAITSRRKNVLEDLAKEIRSFNKGGKVILASLDVSESADNFKILPKLAKELGGVDLFIANAGISTNSSFGQKSFEADKKVIDTNLIGLMAGISALQPTFREQKGGQIVGISSVASFRGLPGSASYSTSKAAVSTYLEALRGEVRKFGIKVTVIHPGFIDTPINQKLETRPFLVSVEKGAKKIYNRIESGVRSATVPWFPWALIGVLMRSLPEFLWEKIGPR; translated from the coding sequence ATGAATTACTTGGCGGTTTCATTTATGTCCAAAGGTCCTCATAAGAAAAAAGTTATTATCACTGGAGCTAGCTCAGGTATCGGCAGAGAGCTTGCTCTATTATACGGAAAGGCGGGTCACGACCTAGCGATTACCTCCAGAAGGAAGAATGTTTTAGAAGATCTAGCGAAAGAGATCCGTTCCTTCAATAAAGGAGGCAAAGTTATCTTAGCTTCCTTAGATGTTTCCGAATCAGCAGATAACTTTAAAATTCTTCCTAAACTTGCGAAGGAGCTTGGAGGAGTAGATCTGTTCATTGCGAACGCTGGGATTTCTACCAATTCTTCTTTCGGCCAAAAAAGTTTTGAAGCGGACAAGAAGGTTATCGATACAAATTTGATCGGGCTTATGGCGGGCATCTCTGCTTTACAACCGACCTTTAGAGAACAGAAAGGAGGCCAGATCGTAGGAATTTCTTCCGTCGCTTCTTTTAGAGGACTTCCGGGTTCAGCAAGTTATTCTACTTCTAAGGCAGCAGTTTCTACTTATCTAGAAGCGTTAAGGGGAGAAGTTAGAAAATTCGGCATAAAGGTAACAGTCATTCATCCAGGATTTATAGATACTCCAATCAATCAAAAGTTGGAAACCCGTCCTTTTCTTGTTTCCGTAGAAAAAGGTGCTAAAAAAATTTACAATAGGATAGAGTCAGGAGTTCGATCTGCTACTGTTCCTTGGTTCCCTTGGGCATTGATCGGAGTTCTGATGAGATCACTTCCGGAATTTTTGTGGGAGAAGATCGGACCTAGATAA
- a CDS encoding low molecular weight protein-tyrosine-phosphatase, with the protein MEGTPDSSNFYKVLFVCLGNICRSPAAEGAFVDLLEKKGLSSLFEVDSCGTSRYHIGELADPRARQTARKKGIELTHKARQFKKSDFEYYDFILAMDRSNNKDLGILASNEEERKKIHLFRKFQKGQGKESEVPDPYYGTLKDFEEVHQIVSEASEGFLEYVLSKNGVKNA; encoded by the coding sequence ATGGAAGGAACTCCAGACTCTTCAAATTTCTACAAGGTTCTCTTCGTATGTTTGGGGAATATTTGCAGATCTCCTGCTGCTGAAGGCGCATTCGTGGATCTACTGGAGAAGAAAGGGCTTTCTTCTCTCTTCGAGGTGGATTCCTGCGGAACTTCTCGTTATCATATAGGCGAATTGGCCGATCCGAGGGCAAGACAGACCGCTCGCAAAAAGGGAATAGAGCTCACTCATAAGGCGAGACAATTTAAAAAGTCCGATTTTGAATATTACGATTTTATTTTAGCCATGGACAGATCCAATAATAAGGATCTGGGAATACTCGCCTCGAATGAAGAAGAAAGAAAAAAAATTCATTTGTTCAGAAAGTTCCAAAAGGGACAGGGAAAAGAATCCGAAGTTCCCGATCCATATTATGGAACTTTAAAGGACTTCGAGGAAGTCCACCAGATCGTTTCGGAAGCTTCGGAAGGATTTCTGGAGTACGTCTTAAGTAAAAATGGAGTAAAGAATGCCTAA
- a CDS encoding NAD(P)/FAD-dependent oxidoreductase gives MPKGEKKKVVVIGVGFGGLQAIKKLSKEEDLEIIAIDKKNHHLFQPLLYQVATAVLSPADIAIPTRSLIGDKKNVTVYLGEVEKVDIQAKKVTFQGHSEDYDYLILAAGAKSGYFGNDHWKKYSIGLKSLKDALSIRTKILTSFEQAELAGDPEVAKKHLNYVIIGGGPTGVELAGSIAELSHEIVRNEFHTIDPALAKITLIEASPRLLAAFAPKLSEFAKIRLEKRGVEVLTGTKVLEIDQNGVKLEGRTIPSSTVIWAAGVQANSIGATLGVPTDRMGRVMVDEFCNVEGHPEVFVIGDIANYSKGLEKPLPGVSPVAMQQGRYVAALIRGDLKSKKRKPFHYLDKGSMATIGRQDAVAQVGNFRLRGFFGWVVWLFIHIFYQVGFKNKISIFITWVWSYITFRAEARLIQDEIDSSSNGSSSTN, from the coding sequence ATGCCTAAGGGTGAAAAAAAGAAAGTAGTAGTAATCGGAGTAGGTTTCGGCGGATTACAGGCGATAAAAAAATTATCCAAAGAAGAAGATTTGGAAATTATCGCAATCGATAAAAAAAATCACCATTTGTTCCAACCGCTATTATATCAAGTAGCCACTGCAGTACTAAGCCCTGCGGACATCGCAATCCCCACCAGGTCTCTAATCGGCGATAAAAAGAACGTAACAGTTTATCTGGGAGAAGTAGAGAAGGTGGACATTCAGGCTAAAAAAGTCACCTTCCAGGGCCATTCAGAAGATTATGATTATCTAATATTGGCTGCCGGTGCTAAATCAGGCTATTTTGGAAACGATCATTGGAAAAAATATTCAATAGGATTAAAGTCCTTAAAGGATGCACTTTCAATTCGCACTAAAATCCTCACTTCTTTCGAGCAGGCAGAACTTGCAGGAGATCCTGAAGTTGCCAAAAAACATTTGAATTATGTGATCATCGGTGGAGGTCCCACAGGAGTGGAACTTGCGGGCTCCATTGCGGAACTTTCTCATGAGATTGTTCGAAACGAATTCCATACGATAGACCCTGCTTTAGCAAAGATCACTTTGATAGAAGCTTCTCCGCGACTTCTCGCTGCATTTGCTCCTAAGTTGAGTGAATTTGCTAAGATCCGTTTAGAGAAAAGGGGAGTGGAAGTTTTAACAGGCACCAAAGTCCTAGAAATAGATCAGAACGGAGTAAAGTTAGAAGGAAGAACGATCCCTTCTTCTACCGTGATCTGGGCCGCTGGTGTTCAGGCAAATTCTATCGGAGCCACTTTAGGAGTTCCTACAGATAGAATGGGAAGAGTTATGGTGGACGAGTTCTGTAATGTAGAAGGTCATCCTGAGGTTTTTGTGATTGGTGATATTGCAAATTATTCCAAAGGTTTAGAAAAGCCGTTGCCTGGTGTTTCTCCTGTCGCGATGCAACAAGGTAGATACGTTGCTGCTCTTATCAGAGGCGATCTAAAATCCAAAAAAAGAAAACCTTTCCATTATTTGGACAAGGGAAGTATGGCGACTATCGGAAGACAAGATGCAGTTGCTCAGGTTGGAAATTTCAGGCTGAGAGGATTTTTCGGATGGGTAGTTTGGCTATTCATCCACATTTTCTATCAGGTGGGATTTAAGAATAAGATCTCTATCTTTATTACTTGGGTTTGGTCTTATATTACATTTCGCGCAGAAGCAAGGTTGATTCAGGACGAAATTGATTCCAGCTCCAACGGGTCTTCTTCCACGAATTAA